In Labilithrix sp., a single genomic region encodes these proteins:
- a CDS encoding aromatic ring-hydroxylating dioxygenase subunit alpha, translating into MPSPLARSDVEAVLAPLERARPFPAQAFTDGAVFRFEESAIFGRAWLCAGREEEVALPGQWLRVTVAGEPVLVVRGPDLHLRAFFDVCRHRGASIVGRAACGRTLRFECPYHGWTYELDGRLASAPFTSGLANEAMRAVRVETWRGFVFVTLSDEAPALAEQMGATPPWLDALGPLRLGRRTAWTTRANWKLCVENFQESHHFPRVHRALEALTPTRDARTWLGGGRWLGGTMEIEDAETVSRTGRLEGRPLVGPRGRVHDAMLFPSLLTSLQPDYLLLYRLEPRAADETAITFDVWFHPAATDDAAIYELWDEINAEDRAICEDQQANASSRAFVPVCYASVEEGMHAFDRLVAEAHAR; encoded by the coding sequence ATGCCCTCCCCGCTCGCGCGCTCGGACGTCGAGGCGGTGCTCGCGCCGCTCGAGCGCGCGCGGCCATTCCCCGCGCAGGCGTTCACCGACGGCGCCGTGTTCCGCTTCGAAGAGAGCGCCATCTTCGGGCGCGCGTGGCTGTGCGCCGGCCGCGAAGAGGAGGTCGCGCTTCCGGGGCAGTGGCTCCGCGTGACGGTCGCGGGCGAGCCGGTGCTCGTCGTGCGCGGGCCCGACCTCCACCTCCGCGCGTTCTTCGACGTGTGCCGCCATCGCGGCGCCTCGATCGTGGGCCGCGCGGCGTGCGGGCGCACGCTCCGCTTCGAGTGCCCGTACCACGGCTGGACCTACGAGCTCGACGGCCGCCTCGCGAGCGCGCCGTTCACGAGCGGGCTCGCGAACGAGGCGATGCGCGCGGTCCGCGTGGAGACGTGGCGCGGCTTCGTGTTCGTGACGCTGAGCGACGAGGCGCCCGCGCTCGCGGAGCAGATGGGCGCGACGCCGCCGTGGCTCGACGCGCTCGGACCGCTCCGCCTCGGACGGCGCACGGCGTGGACGACGCGCGCGAACTGGAAGCTGTGCGTCGAGAACTTCCAGGAGTCGCACCACTTCCCGCGCGTGCATCGCGCGCTCGAGGCGCTCACGCCGACGCGCGACGCGCGCACGTGGCTCGGCGGCGGGCGGTGGCTCGGCGGCACGATGGAGATCGAGGACGCCGAGACCGTGTCGCGGACGGGCCGCCTCGAGGGGCGCCCGCTCGTCGGACCACGCGGCCGCGTCCACGACGCGATGCTCTTCCCTTCCCTCCTCACGAGCCTGCAGCCCGACTACCTCTTGCTCTACCGCCTCGAGCCGCGCGCGGCGGACGAGACCGCGATCACGTTCGACGTCTGGTTCCACCCCGCCGCGACCGACGACGCCGCGATCTACGAGCTGTGGGACGAGATCAACGCGGAGGACCGCGCGATCTGCGAGGACCAGCAAGCGAACGCGTCGTCGCGCGCGTTCGTGCCGGTGTGCTACGCGTCGGTCGAGGAAGGAATGCACGCGTTCGATCGTCTGGTCGCGGAGGCGCACGCGCGATGA